The genomic DNA AATACAGCATCCGCGAAGCGGTATAGAGGCCGGAGTTCATGCAACTGGTGACCGCCACCAGCACCACCAGGTCGACCAGCAGTTTCGCCCCGGGCACATTCAGCACCTCAAGTACCCGCTGGAACGAGCCCACGGCCTTGAGTTGCGGATCGTTCCAGGCCACCAGCGACACCACCAGGAAGATCGAGGCCAGGTAGAAGATCGCGATGCGGTACACCACCAGGTTGGTGGCACGGCGAATCTTGTCTTTCGGGTTGGCGGTCTCGTCAGCGGCAATGGTGACGATCTCGGCGCCAAAGAACGAGAAGATGGTGATCAGCACGCCACCGAGCACCGTACCGAAGCCATTGGGCATGAACCCGCCGCTGTCCCAAAGCCGGCTCACCCCTGAGACTTCGGCCAGCGGCCAGAAGCCGAACACAGCCAGGCTGCAGACCACGATGAAGGCAATGATCGCGATCACCTTGACCAGGGCAAACCAGTACTCGAACGCACCGAAGTTCTTCACGCTGACCAGGTTGGTGCCCGACAGCACAAACATGATCAGGAAGGCGAACAGCCAGGACGGTACCGCCGGGAAGTAGGCATGCAGGATGTCAGCCCCGGCGATGGCTTCGACCGGGATGATCAGCACCCAGAACCACCAGTACAGCCAGCCGATGGTGAACCCTGCCCAGGGGCCGATTGCCTCGGAGGCGTAAGTGGAGAAGGAGCCGCTGTTGGGGTTGGCGATAGCCATTTCGCCGAGCATGCGCATCACCAGCAACACCAGCAGGCCGGTCATGGCGTAGGAGATGAGAATGGCCGGGCCAGCGGTGGCAATGGCGTTGGAGGAACCGATGAACAGGCCGGCGCCAATGATGCCGGCAATGGAAATCATCGACACCTGACGGGAGGTCAGGCCGTGCTGCAGGGAACGCTGTTTCTTGTTTTC from Pseudomonas putida includes the following:
- a CDS encoding amino acid permease, with translation MASLENKKQRSLQHGLTSRQVSMISIAGIIGAGLFIGSSNAIATAGPAILISYAMTGLLVLLVMRMLGEMAIANPNSGSFSTYASEAIGPWAGFTIGWLYWWFWVLIIPVEAIAGADILHAYFPAVPSWLFAFLIMFVLSGTNLVSVKNFGAFEYWFALVKVIAIIAFIVVCSLAVFGFWPLAEVSGVSRLWDSGGFMPNGFGTVLGGVLITIFSFFGAEIVTIAADETANPKDKIRRATNLVVYRIAIFYLASIFLVVSLVAWNDPQLKAVGSFQRVLEVLNVPGAKLLVDLVVLVAVTSCMNSGLYTASRMLYSLGARGQALSMTKRISGAGVPTVAVILSTLAGFAGCFVNYVFPGKVFGFLLSTTGAIALLVYLVIAVSQLRMRARADREGRPLELKMWLFPWLTWLVIGTIVMVLGYMLFSDAYRYETLMTAGVTLFILLVSLTQRRARAVAQPA